One Acanthochromis polyacanthus isolate Apoly-LR-REF ecotype Palm Island chromosome 6, KAUST_Apoly_ChrSc, whole genome shotgun sequence DNA segment encodes these proteins:
- the bgnb gene encoding biglycan b: MLQHCSLLLLLCVTRLLCPSAALPFEQKGFWDFAMDSMDSMDSGGMMTMMRDEEEGSAIEEILPPDIPMCPFGCLCRLRVVQCSDLGLTEVPKNVPPDTKFLDLQNNRITELKENDFKGLSNLYGLSLRNNHISKVHPRTFIPLKHMQKLYFSKNLLTTIPKNLPASLVELRIHENRIKKVAAGAFSGLGNMNCIEMGANPIQNSGFEPGAFKGLKLNYLRISEAKLTGVPKDLPESLSELHLDHNQIQAVELEDLSRYKNLHRLGLGFNHIRNIENGSLSYLPRLRELHLNNNRLTRVPGGLPDMKYLQVIYLHSNSISQVGMNDFCPRGFGMKRTFYNGISLFANPVNYWEVQPATFRCVSDRLAIQFGNYKK; encoded by the exons ATGTTGCAGCATTGCTCCCTCCTGCTGTTGCTATGCGTGACACGGCTGCTCTGCCCCTCCGCCGCCTTGCCCTTCGAGCAGAAAGGCTTCTGGGACTTCGCCATGGACAGTATGGACAGTATGGACAGCGGCGgcatgatgacgatgatgaggGATGAGGAAGAAGGCTCGGCCATCGAGGAGATCCTCCCCCCTGACATACCCATGTGTCCCTTCGGATGCCTCTGCCGGCTCAGGGTCGTCCAGTGCTCTGACCTCG GTTTGACTGAAGTGCCCAAAAACGTTCCTCCAGACACCAAGTTCCTGGACCTGCAGAACAACCGTATCACCGAGCTTAAAGAGAATGACTTCAAAGGCCTTTCTAACTTATAT GGTCTGTCTCTGAGGAATAACCATATTTCCAAAGTCCACCCCAGAACTTTTATCCCTTTGAAGCACATGCAGAAACTCTACTTCTCCAAGAATCTGCTGACCACTATCCCCAAAAACTTGCCTGCGTCTCTGGTTGAGCTGAGGATCCACGAGAACCGCATCAAGAAGGTGGCAGCTGGAGCCTTTTCAGGGCTGGGCAACATGAACTGCATAG AAATGGGAGCAAACCCCATCCAGAACAGCGGTTTTGAGCCTGGAGCGTTTAAGGGACTGAAACTGAATTATCTGCGTATATCAGAGGCCAAACTAACTGGAGTGCCAAAAG ATCTCCCAGAGAGTCTCAGCGAGCTTCATCTGGACCACAATCAGATCCAGGCGGTGGAACTGGAGGACCTGAGCCGCtacaaaaacctccacag GTTGGGCCTCGGCTTTAACCACATCCGTAACATAGAGAATGGCAGTCTGTCCTACCTGCCCAGGCTGAGAGAGCTGCATCTGAACAACAACCGCCTCACTCGTGTTCCCGGAGGCCTCCCAGATATGAAATACCTACAG GTGATTTACCTCCATTCCAACAGTATCAGCCAGGTTGGCATGAATGACTTCTGCCCCCGAGGATTTGGGATGAAGAGGACTTTCTATAATGGCATCAGCCTGTTTGCTAATCCTGTCAACTACTGGGAGGTGCAGCCGGCGACGTTCCGCTGCGTCAGCGACCGGCTCGCTATTCAGTTTGGCAACtacaaaaagtaa
- the si:dkey-32e6.6 gene encoding extracellular matrix protein 2: MTHLPVFHNPETSKLDMAENNIRIITPQSFSGLPYLDTLDLSQNKLDDESFSQNPLFNLTFLKKLNLDGNQISTVPALPPSLEELQINKNKLSALTPHCFKGARITLVEEIVPLKMLG, from the exons ATGACTCACCTGCCAGTCTTCCATAACCCCGAGACCTCAAAGCTGGACATGGCAG AGAACAACATCAGAATCATCACTCCACAAAGTTTCTCTGGCCTGCCGTACCTGGACACCCTGGACCTGAGCCAGAACAAACTGGATGACGAGTCCTTCAGCCAAAACCCCCTGTTT AACTTGACCTTTCTGAAGAAGCTGAATCTAGATGGCAACCAGATTAGCACAGTCCCAGCGCTGCCACCAtctctggaggagctgcagatcaacaaaaacaagcttaGTGCACTCACCCCCCACTGCTTCAAAG GTGCAAGAATCACTTTAGTAGAGGAAATTGTTCCCCTTAAAATGTTGGGATAA
- the tktb gene encoding transketolase-like protein 2 encodes MTSYHKPDEKTLQGLRDIANKLRIHSIKATCASNSGHPTSCCSAAELMSVLFFHTMRYKTEDPRNQCNDRFVLSKGHAAPVLYAAWAEAGFVKESDLLNLRKLDCVLEGHPTPKLEFVDVATGSLGQGLGAACGMAYTGKHFDKSSYRVYCMLGDGECSEGSVWEAMAFASYYQLDNLVAILDVNRLGQSEPAPLRHDMETYRKRCEAFGWNTYVVDGHDVEELCKAFWQAQQFKGKPTCIVAKTFKGKGLKNIEDQENWHGKPIPKDRLDDILNDLQSQILVPNKTVCPQLPSEDTAPADLSPILLPSPPAYKKGDKMATRRAYGLALAKLGQASQRVVALDGDTKNSTFSETFKKAFPDRYIECFIAEQNMVGVAIGCAARDRTVAFASTFAAFFSRAYDQIRMGAISQTNVNLVGSHCGVSIGEDGPSQMALEDLAMFRAIPTCTVFYPSDAVSTERAVELSANTKGICFIRTSRPDTAVLYSPDEKFEAGVAKVVRQSDNDLVTVIGAGVTVHEALAAADMLAKEGKNIRVIDPFTIKPLDAATIVSSAKATGGQIITVEDHYKEGGLGEAVLSAVGSEPGIVVTRLAVSGVPRSGKPQELLDLFGISAKHIASAVRQTFAN; translated from the exons ATGACTAGCTACCACAAACCCGACGAGAAGACCCTCCAGGGGCTGAGAGACATCGCTAACAAGCTCAGGATCCATTCCATCAAGGCTACATGCGCCTCTAACTCCGG CCATCCGACATCATGCTGCAGTGCCGCAGAGCTCATGTCTGTGCTCTTCTTCCACACCATGCGCTATAAAACTGAAGATCCACGCAACCAGTGTAATGACCGCTTTGTGCTCTCAAAG GGTCACGCTGCACCTGTCCTCTATGCTGCTTGGGCAGAGGCAGGTTTTGTAAAGGAGTCTGATCTGCTTAACCTCCGTAAGCTTGACTGTGTCCTGGAGGGGCACCCCACACCA AAACTGGAGTTTGTTGATGTGGCTACAGGATCTCTGGGACAGGGTCTTGGAGCTGCTTGTGGGATGGCTTATACTGGCAAACACTTTGACAAATCCAG TTACCGTGTGTACTGCATGCTGGGTGATGGAGAGTGTTCAGAGGGATCAGTGTGGGAGGCCATGGCCTTTGCCTCCTACTACCAGCTGGACAACCTGGTGGCCATCCTAGACGTCAATCGGCTCGGTCAGAGTGAGCCTGCACCCTTGAGGCACGACATGGAGACCTATCGCAAGCGCTGTGAAGCCTTTGG ATGGAACACATATGTTGTGGATGGACATGATGTGGAGGAGCTTTGTAAAGCCTTCTGGCAGGCTCAGCAGTTCAAGGGGAAACCCACCTGTATTGTCGCCAAGACATTCAAGGGCAAAGGACTCAAAA ATATCGAGGATCAGGAGAACTGGCATGGAAAGCCTATCCCCAAGGACAGGTTGGATGACATCCTGAATGACCTGCAGTCTCAGATCCTGGTCCCCAACAAGACTGTTTGCCCTCAGCTGCCCAGTGAAGATACAGCACCTGCTGACCTCAGCCCCATCCTGCTGCCTTCACCCCCAGCATACAAGAAGGGAGACAAG ATGGCAACAAGGCGAGCATATGGTTTGGCACTGGCAAAACTGGGCCAGGCAAGCCAGAGAGTGGTCGCCCTTGATGGAGACACCAAAAACTCTACCTTCTCAGAGACTTTCAAGAAGGCTTTCCCTGACCGCTACATTGAGTGTTTCATTGCTGAACAGAATATG GTGGGAGTGGCCATTGGCTGTGCTGCCCGTGACCGCACAGTTGCATTTGCCAGCACATTTGCTGCATTCTTCTCCAGAGCCTATGACCAGATTCGTATGGGAGCCATCTCCCAGACAAATGTCAACCTAGTGGGCTCTCACTGCGGAGTCTCCATTG GTGAGGATGGTCCTTCCCAGATGGCTCTAGAGGACTTGGCCATGTTCCGTGCCATTCCAACATGTACTGTGTTTTACCCCAGTGATGCAGTGTCCACGGAAAGAGCTGTTGAACTGTCAGCCAACACAAAG GGTATCTGTTTCATCCGTACAAGCAGACCAGACACTGCAGTCCTCTACTCTCCAGATGAGAAGTTTGAAGCGGGTGTTGCCAAG GTGGTGCGCCAGTCTGACAACGATCTGGTAACTGTGATTGGGGCTGGTGTTACTGTGCATGAGGCCCTGGCTGCTGCTGACATGCTGGCCAAAGAAG GGAAGAACATCCGTGTGATTGACCCATTCACCATCAAGCCTCTGGATGCTGCTACCATTGTGTCCAGTGCCAAAGCCACAGGAGGACAGATCATCACCGTGGAGGACCACTACAAGGAGG GTGGTCTTGGTGAAGCAGTGCTGTCAGCAGTGGGCAGTGAGCCTGGCATTGTTGTGACCCGCCTGGCAGTGAGTGGTGTTCCCCGTAGTGGAAAGCCCCAGGAGCTTCTGGACCTGTTTGGCATCAGCGCCAAGCACATCGCCAGTGCTGTGCGTCAGACCTTTGCAAACTAA